In Raphanus sativus cultivar WK10039 chromosome 5, ASM80110v3, whole genome shotgun sequence, the following proteins share a genomic window:
- the LOC108834293 gene encoding pentatricopeptide repeat-containing protein At1g02370, mitochondrial, producing MASLELWKKIVAPLSSNGRMWKMACTTVAAPFSSGVESSAPVKVEKESSGPIKPEKQKVEKRKVFQKLKSLTVETIDLIIREEGKKGVFVDQEDLVRWARLLKNRKPENALEIFRWMDKKKMVFSPSQLELYVDLLGKVKGHAAASAYFNKVEPNFDEMDVDAKNRPAYLKVLHRFHVAGQSRTKGLIPYVLKYPKCDDNWNLLE from the exons ATGGCTTCTCTTGAGCTCTGGAAGAAAATCGTTGCTCCGCTGTCTTCGAACGGTCGTATGTGGAAGATGGCTTGTACAACGGTGGCTGCGCCGTTTTCATCTGGCGTCGAGAGCTCAGCACCGGTCAAGGTTGAGAAGGAGAGCTCTGGTCCGATAAAGCCAGAGAAACAGAAAGTGGAGAAGAGGAAGGTATTTCAGAAGCTGAAGTCTCTTACGGTTGAGACAATAGATCTCATCATAAGGGAAGAAGGAAAGAAGGGCGTTTTTGTAGATCAGGAGGATCTTGTCAGGTGGGCCAGACTTCTTAAGAACCGCAAACCTGAAAACGCCCTTGAG ATCTTTAGGTGGATGGATAAAAAGAAGATGGTGTTTTCTCCCTCTCAACTTGAGCTTTATGTGGATCTTCTTGGCAAGGTTAAAGGACATGCAGCAGCTTCAGCGTACTTCAACAAAGTAGAGCCTAATTTCGATGAGATGGACGTTGATGCCAAAAACCGCCCTGCCTACTTGAAGGTCTTGCATCGGTTCCACGTTGCAGGCCAGAGTCGGACTAAAGGGCTAATACCATATGTTCTCAAGTACCCTAAATGTGATGATAATTGGAATCTTCTCGAGTGA
- the LOC108834294 gene encoding calcium-transporting ATPase 3, endoplasmic reticulum-type-like, translated as MNFETCALRETSYPCSIFEDRHPSTVAMTILVVVEMFNALNNLSENQSLLVITPRSNLWLVGSIILTMVLHILILYVHPLAVLFSVTPLSLGEWTAVLYLSFPVIIIDEILKFLSRNTGLRFRFRLRKMDQLPKDRRDR; from the exons ATGAATTTTGAAACGTGCGCACTTAGAGAGACAAGTTATCCCTGCAGCATATTTGAGGATCGACATCCATCAACCGTGGCTATGACAATACTTGTTGTAGTGGAGATGTTTAATGCTCTAAATAACCTTAGCGAAAATCAATCCCTTCT GGTTATAACCCCGAGGAGTAATTTATGGCTCGTTGGGTCAATTATCCTGACGATGGTTCTGCACATACTAATATTATATGTTCATCCACTAGCAGTCTTATTTTCT GTCACGCCATTGTCCTTGGGCGAATGGACCGCCGTTCTGTATCTTTCGTTTCCA GTTATCATCATTGATGAGATTCTGAAGTTCCTCTCTAGAAACACCG GCTTGAGGTTCAGGTTCAGATTAAGGAAGATGGATCAACTCCCCAAGGACCGGCGTGACAGGTAG
- the LOC130495218 gene encoding putative protease Do-like 14 yields the protein MLSTIHTSTPSASQKKMIVSTLKSTSESCANVLSKIEREEGFQISRSDLNRWAKLFEKQGQTQKSLEILRFKELKYLALMNHFKLCSGKKNTDPDYFGRSSLKTAASIIAPSVVHINSGSSGSGFIIDSVGTIITCAHVVTDRDLLVNKEKLVVTLSNGEHYNGVVWKYMSDKDVALVKIDGRGTLTPAKWGDVKKVFLGDLVLCAGSTLGLSHSFSKGVVSCLERTHEEIGSEGANNLYLQTDCAASQGNSGGPLVNLSGEVIGMIVGGEKEGWIEFALRLDSLLKILKTMGYKLPNSVLVQN from the exons ATGTTAAGCACCATTCACACTTCGACTCCCAGTGCTTCACAGAAAAAGATGATCGTTTCTACTCTGAAATCAACTTCGGAGTCATGTGCCAACGTCTTGAGCaagatagagagagaagaagGGTTTCAAATCAGTAGATCTGATCTAAACCGGTGGGCTAAACTGTTTGAGAAACAAGGGCAAACTCAGAAATCTCTTGAG ATCCTTCGTTTCAAGGAATTGAAATATCTGGCTCTCATGAACCATTTCAAGCTCTGctctggaaaaaaaaacaccGACCCTGATTACTTTGGGAGAAGTTCTCTCAAAACCGCTGCCTCTATCATCGCTCCTTCTGTCGTCCACATCAATTCTGGTTCGTCTGGCTCAGGATTCATTATTGACAGTGTTGGCACGATCATAACATGCGCTCATGTTGTTACCGATCGAGACCTACTTGTAAATAAAGAAAAG TTGGTAGTAACTTTGAGTAACGGCGAGCACTACAACGGTGTAGTTTGGAAGTACATGAGTGATAAGGATGTTGCCTTGGTCAAGATAGATGGTCGCGGGACACTTACTCCTGCCAAGTGGGGTGATGTCAAGAAAGTTTTTCTTGGAGATCTGGTGTTGTGTGCGGGCTCAACTCTAGGTTTGTCTCACAGCTTCTCAAAGGGGGTCGTAAG CTGTCTCGAACGTACCCACGAGGAAATAGGTAGTGAAGGCGCTAACAACTTATATCTTCAAACGGATTGTGCTGCTAGTCAG GGTAATTCTGGTGGGCCCCTTGTGAATCTCAGTGGAGAGGTAATTGGTATGATTGTTGGTGGAGAAAAAGAAGGGTGGATTGAATTTGCTTTGAGGCTTGACTCTTTGTTGAAAATCTTGAAGACGATGGGTTATAAGCTTCCAAATTCTGTGTTGGTTCAGAACTGA